From Deltaproteobacteria bacterium, one genomic window encodes:
- a CDS encoding Hsp20/alpha crystallin family protein, giving the protein MGEPKEPEDSIYNLRDEIDKIFRDVLTEEGFFDRVHFPVVDITEKNDILKIEIEIPGLCKEDIKLEMLGNTLVLEGNKIDQEGSERVKYVCMERRFGPFRRTIVLPTMTDITNVKTKHENGVLTITMPKRLERREAVKTIEIE; this is encoded by the coding sequence ATGGGTGAGCCGAAAGAGCCTGAAGACAGTATTTACAATTTACGGGACGAGATAGATAAAATTTTTCGAGATGTTCTGACTGAAGAGGGATTCTTTGACAGGGTTCATTTCCCTGTTGTAGACATTACGGAGAAAAATGATATTCTGAAAATAGAGATAGAAATTCCCGGATTGTGCAAGGAAGATATAAAACTTGAAATGCTTGGCAATACGCTTGTCCTGGAGGGTAACAAGATTGATCAGGAAGGGTCGGAAAGAGTAAAGTATGTTTGCATGGAAAGGCGTTTTGGCCCCTTCAGAAGGACCATTGTTCTACCTACAATGACGGATATAACGAATGTAAAAACAAAACATGAAAATGGTGTGCTTACCATTACTATGCCCAAGCGGCTGGAACGCAGGGAAGCGGTTAAAACAATTGAAATAGAATAA
- the groES gene encoding co-chaperone GroES: MSKIRPLHERVLVKRLEEEEVSKGGIIIPDSAKEKPAEGQIAAVGNGRISDEGKVTPLDVKVGDKILFSKYSGTDVKIDGEEFLIMREDDILAIFE; this comes from the coding sequence ATGAGCAAAATCAGACCACTTCATGAAAGAGTTCTCGTCAAGAGACTTGAGGAGGAAGAGGTAAGCAAGGGTGGAATTATCATCCCTGACAGTGCAAAGGAAAAGCCTGCAGAAGGTCAAATTGCAGCCGTAGGAAACGGAAGAATTTCCGATGAAGGAAAAGTAACTCCACTGGACGTAAAAGTGGGAGATAAAATACTTTTCAGTAAGTACTCCGGTACAGACGTTAAAATTGATGGTGAAGAATTCCTCATTATGCGTGAAGACGATATCCTCGCAATTTTTGAGTAA
- the groL gene encoding chaperonin GroEL (60 kDa chaperone family; promotes refolding of misfolded polypeptides especially under stressful conditions; forms two stacked rings of heptamers to form a barrel-shaped 14mer; ends can be capped by GroES; misfolded proteins enter the barrel where they are refolded when GroES binds), giving the protein MAAKEINFSEEARRAILGGVNQLADAVKVTLGPKGRNVIIDKSFGSPVITKDGVTVAKEIELEDKFENMGAQMVKEVASKTSDVAGDGTTTATVLAQAIVKEGSKMVAAGANPMDVKRGIDKAVEVSVGELKKISKPTKDQKEIAQVGTISANNDETIGNIIAEAMNKVGKEGVITVEEAKGMETTLDVVEGMQFDRGYLSPYMVTDPERMEAVLEDAFILIHEKKITNMKDILPILEQIAKSGKPFIIIAEDIEGEALATLVVNKLRGTLNCCAVKAPGFGDRRKAMLEDIATLTGGKLIAEELGIKLDALTLDDLGRAKRIVVDKENTTIIDGAGEKSALEGRVKQIRAQVEETSSDYDREKLQERLAKLVGGVAVINVGAATETEMKEKKARVEDALHATRAAVEEGIVPGGGVALLRTISTLDGLKVVNHDQEVGVSIVKRALEEPIRQIIANAGLEPSVVVQKIKEGKDDFGFNAANDEYENMIKSGIIDPTKVTRTALQNAASVASLMLTTEAMIAEVPEEGGAGAMPGGMPGGMGGMGGMPGMM; this is encoded by the coding sequence ATGGCGGCAAAAGAAATTAATTTCAGTGAAGAGGCAAGGCGCGCAATTCTGGGTGGAGTAAACCAACTTGCCGATGCTGTAAAAGTAACACTCGGACCTAAAGGTAGAAACGTAATCATAGATAAATCATTCGGTTCCCCTGTAATCACCAAAGATGGTGTAACAGTAGCCAAGGAAATCGAACTGGAAGACAAATTCGAAAACATGGGTGCACAGATGGTTAAGGAAGTTGCTTCCAAGACCTCTGACGTTGCAGGTGACGGTACGACTACAGCTACCGTTCTTGCCCAGGCCATCGTAAAAGAAGGCTCCAAGATGGTAGCGGCAGGCGCTAATCCCATGGACGTAAAAAGAGGGATCGACAAGGCCGTTGAAGTAAGCGTTGGTGAGCTTAAGAAAATCAGCAAACCGACAAAAGACCAGAAAGAGATTGCCCAGGTTGGAACCATTTCCGCCAACAACGATGAGACCATCGGTAATATCATCGCCGAAGCAATGAACAAGGTCGGCAAAGAAGGTGTTATCACTGTTGAGGAAGCCAAAGGCATGGAAACAACCCTCGACGTTGTTGAAGGTATGCAGTTTGACAGAGGATACCTCTCTCCTTACATGGTGACTGATCCTGAAAGAATGGAGGCGGTTCTGGAAGATGCTTTCATTCTTATCCATGAAAAAAAGATTACCAACATGAAGGACATTCTCCCCATCCTTGAGCAGATTGCAAAATCAGGCAAGCCATTCATCATTATCGCTGAAGATATCGAAGGCGAAGCGCTTGCAACACTCGTTGTTAACAAGCTGAGAGGAACCCTTAACTGCTGCGCCGTAAAAGCTCCCGGCTTTGGCGACAGAAGAAAAGCCATGCTTGAAGATATTGCCACGCTGACAGGCGGCAAACTCATCGCTGAGGAACTTGGTATCAAGCTTGACGCTCTTACTCTCGATGATCTCGGAAGAGCAAAGAGAATCGTCGTTGACAAGGAAAACACAACTATTATTGACGGCGCCGGTGAGAAGTCTGCCCTTGAAGGCCGTGTAAAGCAGATCAGGGCTCAGGTTGAAGAAACTTCTTCCGATTACGACAGAGAAAAGCTCCAGGAAAGACTTGCCAAGCTCGTTGGCGGTGTTGCCGTAATTAATGTGGGCGCTGCCACTGAAACGGAAATGAAAGAGAAAAAGGCAAGAGTAGAAGATGCGCTTCACGCAACGAGAGCGGCTGTTGAAGAAGGCATCGTTCCCGGCGGCGGCGTTGCGCTTCTTAGAACGATCTCTACACTCGATGGTCTTAAAGTAGTTAACCACGACCAGGAAGTCGGTGTAAGCATTGTTAAAAGAGCTCTTGAGGAGCCCATCAGGCAAATCATAGCTAATGCAGGCCTCGAACCCTCTGTTGTTGTCCAGAAAATCAAGGAAGGCAAAGACGACTTCGGTTTCAATGCGGCTAACGATGAGTATGAAAATATGATCAAAAGCGGTATCATCGATCCTACCAAGGTCACAAGAACAGCGCTTCAAAATGCGGCAAGTGTTGCATCACTTATGCTCACTACTGAAGCAATGATCGCTGAAGTTCCTGAAGAAGGCGGCGCAGGCGCTATGCCCGGCGGCATGCCTGGCGGCATGGGTGGCATGGGCGGTATGCCCGGCATGATGTAA
- a CDS encoding metallophosphatase family protein, translating into MKVGVISDTHGQIHPHVFDYFNEVELILHAGDVGNEGILSDLETLAPVKAVLGNTDSFPLTEKCREKEILILGDKKTYLTHKVIEFGRLLPSVMNDIDSINPDIVVFGHTHEQHVKVRGNTLFFNPGGGGQKRPGKKLAVGILEIRNGDIDHSIHYLD; encoded by the coding sequence ATGAAAGTAGGCGTCATATCCGATACACACGGTCAAATCCATCCCCATGTATTTGATTATTTTAATGAAGTTGAGTTAATCCTCCATGCAGGTGATGTCGGCAATGAAGGTATACTCTCCGATCTGGAAACCCTTGCGCCGGTCAAGGCTGTCCTGGGTAATACGGACAGCTTTCCCTTAACGGAAAAATGCAGGGAAAAAGAAATATTGATTCTGGGGGATAAAAAAACCTACCTCACTCACAAGGTTATTGAATTCGGAAGGCTCTTGCCCTCGGTAATGAATGATATTGATTCAATTAATCCTGATATAGTTGTTTTCGGCCATACCCACGAGCAGCATGTCAAGGTGAGGGGCAATACACTTTTTTTTAATCCCGGCGGGGGAGGACAAAAAAGACCGGGGAAAAAACTCGCTGTCGGTATTCTGGAAATCAGGAATGGTGATATTGACCATTCCATACACTATCTTGATTAA
- a CDS encoding periplasmic heavy metal sensor — MRQLLIITFFLFFLLPFQANAENQDNDVNTHGMLLECDDKTRENHLYLMNAEKLGLSQDQIRQLREIKGDCDRFCVVEKARLRVAKRELNELLAKEEIDMKKAEEKIREMSELQNKLSMRHVKTKVESMMILNDEQKEKAKKLAAPQ, encoded by the coding sequence ATGAGACAATTGTTAATCATTACCTTTTTTCTCTTTTTCTTACTCCCCTTCCAGGCAAATGCTGAAAACCAGGACAATGATGTAAACACCCACGGTATGCTCCTTGAGTGTGACGACAAAACCCGTGAAAACCATCTTTACCTCATGAATGCTGAAAAACTTGGCCTCAGCCAGGATCAGATCAGGCAGCTTCGCGAGATCAAGGGTGATTGTGACAGATTTTGCGTTGTCGAAAAAGCGAGGCTGAGAGTAGCGAAAAGGGAACTCAACGAACTCCTTGCCAAAGAAGAGATTGATATGAAAAAAGCGGAAGAAAAAATCAGGGAAATGTCGGAACTTCAAAACAAGCTGAGTATGAGGCACGTAAAAACCAAAGTTGAGTCCATGATGATTCTAAATGACGAACAAAAGGAAAAAGCAAAAAAACTGGCCGCACCCCAATGA
- a CDS encoding class I SAM-dependent methyltransferase: protein MINKPTGLSTYGANPGDTGIAEWLELHHGLKVFVCSRLDKGTSGILLFALTPEASGEAERIHEKNLAGKSYYFISDGKHAGKREWSCSEPLDGKACVTGFSEIKSGFGYFLYRAQIRRGRRHQVRRHAALSGVALLGDDKYGGTPFPRLCLHCAELTWPGLEEPIQIDLPPSFQMLLEGEKRILIEAAIAYERRLHWLQTVSEAFRIVHRGELGAYDLSLDLFGSWLLLTGYDEKLSSEQLKVALESVFPFWKERYHFQGGIIRNNRKNPHEKKLFGDLLAFGEKPPAAFFVKEQDLSYEIALNDCQHTGLFLDQRDSRKRVEVVAEGRRIANLFSFTCSFSAVSVDAGAEVVFSVDLASGALERGKKNFDLNGLSKSGRGKFIKEDVLKWLTRQVRKKEGDPVGYKAWDLIICDPPVFAASGKGSAFSVEKAWPLLAEHIRLILSHKGIALMANNHRSGSDKYYRTVLEKEFSRVIPFRPPFDFPELPGHGSHVRIYWCEV, encoded by the coding sequence GTGATAAATAAACCGACGGGCTTGTCAACTTATGGGGCCAATCCCGGCGATACGGGAATAGCCGAGTGGCTGGAACTTCATCATGGCCTCAAGGTTTTTGTATGCTCCCGCCTCGATAAGGGAACAAGTGGCATTCTCCTTTTTGCATTAACGCCTGAGGCCAGTGGTGAAGCTGAAAGGATTCATGAAAAAAACCTTGCCGGAAAAAGCTATTATTTTATATCGGACGGCAAGCATGCAGGGAAAAGAGAATGGTCCTGCTCTGAACCGCTTGACGGGAAAGCATGTGTTACGGGCTTTAGCGAAATAAAGAGCGGCTTTGGCTATTTTCTCTACAGGGCACAAATAAGGCGGGGAAGAAGACATCAGGTGAGGCGTCATGCGGCATTATCGGGGGTAGCTCTTCTCGGTGATGATAAATATGGCGGGACACCTTTTCCAAGGCTTTGCCTTCACTGTGCGGAACTTACCTGGCCAGGACTTGAAGAACCCATACAGATAGATTTGCCGCCGTCATTTCAAATGCTTTTGGAAGGAGAAAAGAGGATTCTCATTGAAGCGGCTATCGCTTATGAAAGGCGTCTTCACTGGTTGCAGACGGTTTCAGAGGCTTTTCGGATTGTTCATCGTGGTGAGCTTGGCGCTTATGACTTGTCGCTTGATCTTTTCGGTTCCTGGCTTTTACTTACCGGGTATGATGAAAAGCTATCATCGGAGCAGTTAAAGGTTGCTCTGGAAAGTGTTTTCCCTTTTTGGAAAGAGCGTTATCATTTCCAGGGAGGAATAATAAGAAACAACCGGAAAAACCCTCATGAGAAAAAGCTTTTTGGTGACCTTCTTGCTTTCGGGGAAAAACCGCCTGCCGCCTTTTTTGTAAAAGAACAGGATTTAAGTTATGAGATTGCCCTGAATGATTGTCAACATACGGGCCTCTTTCTTGACCAGCGTGACTCGCGTAAAAGGGTCGAGGTTGTGGCCGAGGGGAGGCGCATAGCAAATCTCTTTTCCTTTACCTGTTCTTTTTCTGCTGTTTCTGTTGATGCAGGGGCTGAAGTTGTTTTTTCCGTCGATCTTGCTTCCGGGGCTTTAGAACGAGGGAAAAAAAATTTTGATTTGAACGGATTGAGTAAAAGTGGTAGGGGAAAGTTTATCAAAGAAGATGTTCTTAAATGGTTGACCCGTCAGGTGCGAAAGAAGGAAGGTGATCCCGTGGGATATAAAGCCTGGGACTTAATTATCTGTGATCCGCCTGTATTTGCCGCTTCAGGGAAAGGGAGCGCATTTTCCGTCGAAAAAGCGTGGCCTCTCCTGGCAGAGCATATTCGCTTGATTCTTTCTCACAAAGGGATTGCGCTCATGGCAAATAACCACAGAAGTGGAAGTGACAAGTATTACAGAACTGTTCTTGAAAAAGAGTTTTCCCGTGTTATACCCTTTCGTCCACCTTTCGATTTTCCCGAGTTACCGGGACATGGTTCTCATGTGCGGATTTACTGGTGCGAGGTTTGA
- the folE2 gene encoding GTP cyclohydrolase FolE2, which translates to MTAKTRDIQNEKDTRKIELEKVGVKNIRYPILVHDKKKKYQHTVAKINMYVDLPHHFKGTHMSRFVKVLNQYHGEISVHNFVEIIDNMKEKLNAASAHLEVEFPYFIEKEAPVSGEKGLVDYNCRFKGTSNEGKDFIISVAVPITSLCPCSKEISERGAHNQRSIVTVSFRFDKFIWIEDVIEIIEKSASCEIYSLLKRPDEKYVTEKAYDNPRFVEDLVREIFLKLNARDEITWFSIEAENFESIHNHSAYAYVEKRPSCLKETIHRNTTRN; encoded by the coding sequence ATGACTGCAAAGACAAGGGATATCCAGAACGAAAAAGATACGCGAAAAATAGAACTGGAGAAGGTGGGCGTCAAAAATATCAGGTATCCCATCCTCGTTCATGACAAGAAAAAAAAGTATCAGCATACGGTAGCAAAGATCAACATGTATGTCGACCTCCCTCACCATTTCAAGGGGACCCATATGAGCCGCTTTGTTAAAGTCCTCAATCAATACCACGGGGAAATATCGGTTCATAACTTTGTCGAAATCATTGACAATATGAAGGAAAAGCTCAATGCCGCTTCGGCACATCTTGAGGTTGAATTCCCCTATTTCATAGAAAAGGAAGCCCCCGTTTCCGGGGAAAAGGGCCTTGTCGATTATAACTGCCGCTTTAAAGGAACCAGTAATGAAGGGAAGGACTTTATCATTTCAGTTGCCGTTCCCATTACCAGTCTCTGTCCCTGTTCAAAAGAGATCAGCGAAAGAGGCGCCCACAACCAGCGTAGCATTGTCACCGTCAGTTTCCGCTTTGATAAATTTATCTGGATAGAGGATGTCATTGAAATTATTGAAAAAAGCGCCAGTTGTGAAATATATTCACTCCTTAAAAGACCTGACGAAAAGTACGTTACGGAAAAGGCCTATGACAATCCAAGGTTTGTTGAAGACCTGGTGAGAGAAATATTCCTTAAGTTAAATGCAAGAGATGAAATAACCTGGTTCAGTATTGAAGCTGAAAACTTTGAATCCATACACAACCATAGCGCCTATGCCTATGTTGAAAAGAGGCCCTCATGTCTGAAAGAAACTATCCACCGGAATACGACAAGAAACTGA
- the queD gene encoding 6-carboxytetrahydropterin synthase QueD: MYEIMIKTEFASAHNLRNYDGACETLHGHNWKIDIVVKTKDLDERGLAVDFNVLKKKSNHIISDLDHIYLNDHKAFREINPSSENIAKYIYEELSRGLAGTAKVKKITVWETDCAAASYYEE, from the coding sequence ATGTATGAAATTATGATCAAAACCGAGTTTGCCTCGGCCCACAATTTAAGGAACTATGACGGCGCCTGTGAAACGCTCCATGGCCACAACTGGAAAATAGACATTGTGGTGAAAACCAAAGATCTCGATGAAAGGGGACTGGCAGTCGATTTTAACGTACTCAAAAAAAAGAGCAACCACATCATTAGCGACCTGGATCATATTTACCTGAATGACCATAAAGCCTTCAGGGAAATTAATCCCTCATCGGAAAATATTGCAAAATACATTTATGAGGAACTAAGCAGGGGCCTTGCCGGTACGGCAAAGGTAAAAAAGATCACTGTATGGGAGACAGACTGTGCTGCCGCCTCCTATTATGAGGAATAA